One genomic segment of Erythrobacter sp. THAF29 includes these proteins:
- a CDS encoding alpha/beta fold hydrolase, whose translation MKKWTLRIVFGLLAALVIGYILARTPDTDAVEMRAKYGGPPSQFVHVESSDQIFHVRDEGPRDAPAIVLLHGSNSDLHTWDEWAEGLKDSYRVVRFDQVGHGLTGPDPNDDYSRATFTEDIRALTHRLGLEQFVLGGNSMGGKHALAFAAAYPERVLGLVLVDSGGPPDLREEKDDGGNLGFTIARTPIINSLAESITPRSLIRTSLEQTVSNKAIVSDAMVDRYWELLRYPGNRRATMKRFSTDYDPLAEGEISGIEVPTLIMWGDEDRLIPLAAGEWLDERMPDSELIVYRGIGHLPQKEAPEETLQDLREWLVKVTSTT comes from the coding sequence GTGAAAAAATGGACTTTGCGGATCGTGTTCGGCCTCTTGGCCGCGCTCGTGATCGGATACATTCTCGCGCGAACGCCCGACACCGATGCGGTCGAGATGCGCGCAAAATACGGCGGTCCGCCCTCGCAATTTGTGCATGTCGAGAGCAGCGACCAGATCTTCCACGTTCGCGACGAGGGGCCGCGCGATGCGCCCGCAATCGTGCTCCTTCACGGTTCGAATTCGGATCTTCACACTTGGGACGAATGGGCCGAGGGGCTGAAGGACAGCTACCGCGTCGTACGCTTTGACCAGGTGGGCCACGGCCTTACCGGACCCGATCCGAATGACGATTACAGCCGCGCGACCTTTACCGAGGACATTCGCGCGCTCACTCACCGGCTGGGGCTTGAACAATTCGTGCTCGGCGGGAACTCGATGGGCGGAAAACACGCTCTCGCATTTGCCGCGGCTTATCCCGAGAGAGTTCTAGGTTTGGTCCTGGTGGATTCAGGCGGACCACCCGACCTTCGCGAGGAAAAGGACGACGGCGGCAATCTCGGTTTCACGATTGCGCGGACGCCGATCATCAATTCGCTCGCCGAGAGTATAACCCCGCGCTCGCTCATCAGGACGAGTCTCGAACAGACAGTGTCGAACAAGGCGATTGTATCCGATGCGATGGTCGACCGATATTGGGAGCTGCTGCGCTATCCCGGCAATCGGCGCGCGACAATGAAGCGATTTTCGACCGACTACGACCCTCTCGCCGAGGGTGAGATTTCCGGTATCGAAGTGCCGACGCTCATCATGTGGGGCGACGAAGATCGCCTGATACCGCTCGCTGCAGGCGAATGGCTCGATGAGCGCATGCCGGATAGTGAGCTGATCGTTTATCGCGGCATTGGCCATTTGCCGCAGAAAGAGGCACCCGAAGAGACGCTCCAGGACCTCAGAGAGTGGCTCGTTAAGGTCACATCAACCACTTAA